The following coding sequences lie in one Lolium perenne isolate Kyuss_39 chromosome 2, Kyuss_2.0, whole genome shotgun sequence genomic window:
- the LOC127329768 gene encoding transketolase, chloroplastic-like: MEGVANEAASLAGHWGLGKLIAFYDDNHISIDGSTDIAFTEDVLARYEALGWHTIWVKNGNTGYDDIRAAIKEAKEVKDKPTLIKVTTTIGYGSPNKASTHSVHGSALGSKEVEATRKNLLWSHEPFHVPDEVKRYIVVQGEPNL; encoded by the exons ATGGAAGGTGTTGCGAATGAGGCAGCCTCACTTGCTGGTCATTGGGGTCTCGGAAAATTGATTGCCTTCTATGATGATAATCATATATCAATAGATGGTAGTACGGATATTGCTTTCACTGAAGATGTGCTTGCTCGATATGAGGCCCTAGGATGGCATACTATCTGGGTGAAGAATGGAAACACTGGTTATGATGACATCCGTGCAGCTATAAAAGAAGCAAAGGAAGTTAAAGATAAGCCAACTCTTATCAAG GTGACTACTACAATTGGTTATGGTTCTCCTAACAAGGCAAGCACCCACAGTGTCCATGGCAGCGCTctaggttccaaagaagttgagGCAACCAGGAAAAATCTTCTCTGGTCGCATGAGCCGTTCCATGTCCCTGATGAGGTGAAAAGGTACATTGTAGTTCAAGGTGAACCTAACCTGTAG